Proteins found in one Paenibacillus borealis genomic segment:
- a CDS encoding TetR/AcrR family transcriptional regulator: MRIKNMQITEPNIIKAAWELLDQIGIEDFSMRKLADLLHIQAPSLYWHFKSKQSLFQTLANEVAKEAREAAGLEGDWEEQLFHCASMIRSVIDKYPCSAQLLMRTVPSEPDYLALINQLLQIVDPLPVSDSDKFSSIACLLNYVIAFELDKYEQRRVDTAMKNEADGGAQGSFMDSLERLSGDGPNVVQRMHHNGLFRELGSDNMFRTGLKIIIAGIAQLAQQQT; the protein is encoded by the coding sequence ATGAGAATCAAAAATATGCAAATTACCGAACCAAATATCATCAAGGCAGCCTGGGAGCTGCTTGACCAAATAGGGATTGAGGATTTCAGCATGCGGAAGCTGGCGGATCTGCTGCATATCCAGGCCCCTTCGCTGTATTGGCATTTCAAAAGCAAGCAGAGCCTGTTTCAGACGCTGGCCAATGAGGTGGCAAAAGAGGCACGGGAGGCAGCCGGACTGGAAGGAGATTGGGAGGAACAGCTGTTTCATTGTGCGTCGATGATCCGCAGCGTAATTGATAAGTATCCATGCTCTGCCCAGCTGTTAATGAGAACGGTACCTTCTGAGCCGGATTATTTGGCCTTGATCAACCAGCTGCTGCAGATTGTGGACCCGCTTCCTGTCAGCGACAGCGACAAGTTCTCCTCCATTGCCTGCCTGCTGAACTATGTCATTGCTTTTGAACTCGATAAATATGAGCAGCGCAGAGTCGATACAGCCATGAAAAATGAAGCGGACGGCGGAGCGCAGGGTTCGTTTATGGATTCACTTGAACGTTTGTCCGGAGATGGGCCGAACGTAGTTCAGCGTATGCATCATAACGGCTTATTCCGCGAGCTGGGTTCGGATAACATGTTCCGTACAGGCCTGAAAATAATCATTGCAGGTATAGCCCAGCTGGCACAGCAGCAGACATAA
- the rpmG gene encoding 50S ribosomal protein L33, whose amino-acid sequence MRVIVTLACTETGDRNYTTTKNKRTTPGRLEMKKYCPRLKRVTLHRETR is encoded by the coding sequence GTGAGAGTAATCGTTACTTTGGCCTGTACAGAGACTGGCGACCGCAACTACACCACTACGAAGAATAAGAGAACCACGCCTGGACGGCTTGAGATGAAGAAATACTGCCCGCGCCTGAAGCGAGTGACGCTGCACCGTGAGACCCGCTAA
- a CDS encoding TIGR03943 family putative permease subunit: MNNSRSIRFHYLLRAVILLAFALYIGHLVQQDALHYYVAPKLARWIRLCPVPLSLMALSLGLQAVLGKSSVLCDCEHRLPRSGLGSSALYSLFLLPLLLGFLLPDRALGSAAAARKGLTLSYTAAESGSGAKFTPSNPYEAEFAELAGKLYGESVIPVYPEIFSETLGAINLYKSQFEGREISVSGFLYREPQGAGQTSYAVSRFLVQCCTADATPFGILLEPGTQISLPADTWIEVRGKLHVVLYQGVETLQITPEVLTAVPEPSTPYVYTSADAAAAWEELQP; encoded by the coding sequence ATGAATAACTCCCGGAGCATCCGGTTTCACTATTTACTGAGGGCGGTTATTCTGCTCGCCTTCGCCCTCTATATCGGACATCTGGTCCAGCAGGACGCGCTTCATTATTACGTTGCCCCCAAGCTGGCCCGCTGGATCAGGCTGTGTCCGGTTCCGCTCTCCCTGATGGCGCTGAGCCTCGGGCTTCAAGCCGTCCTTGGCAAAAGCAGTGTCCTGTGCGACTGTGAGCACCGCCTGCCCCGTTCCGGGCTGGGCAGTTCCGCACTGTACAGCCTGTTCCTGCTTCCGCTGCTGCTGGGATTCCTCCTGCCTGACCGCGCGCTGGGCAGTGCCGCAGCAGCCAGGAAAGGCCTCACCTTGTCTTATACGGCCGCAGAGTCCGGCAGCGGAGCGAAGTTCACTCCCTCTAACCCCTATGAGGCGGAATTTGCCGAGCTGGCCGGCAAGCTGTACGGAGAGTCCGTTATTCCTGTATACCCGGAGATTTTCTCTGAGACCCTGGGCGCTATCAACCTGTATAAATCACAGTTTGAGGGCAGGGAAATCTCGGTATCCGGCTTTCTCTACCGAGAGCCGCAGGGTGCCGGCCAGACCAGTTATGCGGTCAGCCGGTTCCTCGTCCAGTGCTGCACGGCGGATGCCACTCCGTTCGGTATTCTGCTGGAGCCGGGAACACAAATAAGCCTGCCCGCCGATACCTGGATTGAGGTTCGGGGCAAGCTTCATGTGGTGCTCTATCAGGGAGTGGAGACACTGCAGATTACTCCGGAAGTCCTAACCGCAGTTCCTGAGCCGTCCACACCTTATGTATACACTAGTGCCGACGCCGCAGCGGCCTGGGAGGAGCTGCAGCCTTGA
- a CDS encoding DUF6954 family protein: MRWIIYILFAILYGLTTLYGLGPVLLADGSFRERMLTLAIVLLIYAGITWWLRSLLKRLGRR; encoded by the coding sequence ATGAGATGGATCATCTATATTTTATTTGCCATACTCTATGGGCTGACAACGCTATATGGGCTGGGGCCGGTGCTGCTGGCTGACGGATCGTTCCGGGAGAGGATGCTGACACTGGCCATTGTACTGCTGATCTATGCCGGAATTACCTGGTGGCTGCGGAGTTTGCTGAAGCGGCTGGGCAGACGTTGA
- a CDS encoding PAS domain S-box protein: MSDTLFKHLYLRSSIGYAVVSIDDGTMLMANPAFCGMFGYTEDELKDLRYLDIAYPEDEHTVDHGLIMKYLLRSPGAAVDKEKRFVRKDGEIIWVALHLFLIIDESTGRPLQLIAEMTDITARKVAEKKIEEDHQLYKLITQNTPDMISFADPDGTLRYVSPSVEKLMGYSASEMIGRKRPEYYHEADALEMTERGKLYSDNDVFTRRARHKDGHYIWIESSFQVMRDREGEVQQVLTIARDVTERKKYEEMLASAQELGQMGSWEWNSVYAELTVSSQMRAIFEMGGSQGSHTRIDYQLLLDCVVKDDLGALREELHHTLKSGTQGEATFRIRNGSGGRKVIYAHWEVILDAAGKVQQIRGIVQDVTERHRMEEQLRDSERNYRLISENSQDFISRNATDEQATYLYASPVCQQMFGYTPEEMVGTNGMDYIHPDDFACVQAFLDDSKKGLKLEPIVFRYLCKDGSYLWVETTLRHTETGTPGITEMIGVTRNISERKQYELKLLESENRYKSLFEYNPSAISAMDLQGCIQSLNASLQQLTGYSRETLLHSSYSEIIDADELAFVNNRFLAAAGGMAQTFETRIIRRDGLTVEVGMIYVPILLDSQVVGVFAITSDITERKRHLEQIEKLSYEHALILNSVSEGIFGINLQGDTVFINPAASIMLGYAPGELASNIKLQTIAQTWMDGELYRGGHRTLAELLTTNLSYEREQEGIFWRQDGSSFLVKYRMTALYDNGERKGAVVVFRDITEEKAVVRAKESAEQADRAKSEFLAIMSHELRTPMNGIIGMADLLSGTELTEEQEYYTQIINKSGGALLHILNEVLDFSKIESGMMTLDLQPVDIRQVIQNVCELFYPRVKEKGLTLRSEADPEIPGLVITDEIRLRQILVNLVGNAVKFTEEGEVGISVKLEPVREPGSMILRFSVTDTGIGIPQDSQSLLFQSFSQLHPSINRKYGGTGLGLAISKKLVELLDGAIGVDSTEDEGSEFYFTIEVMPSGEVARPPLPLEILAAEEYKNGIFDMDYPEGQYGPLSILIAEDHPVNLHLLQKYLNKRGYTSDVALNGEQAVHAVLTRQYDLVFMDIQMPVLDGIEATGRIREAMGLSPVIIAVTAFARKEDKEMCLRAGMQDFISKPIRVEELDRVLREWSINLRN; the protein is encoded by the coding sequence TTGTCTGACACACTTTTTAAGCATTTGTATTTACGGTCTTCCATAGGCTATGCGGTAGTATCCATTGACGATGGTACAATGCTCATGGCCAATCCTGCCTTTTGCGGGATGTTCGGATATACAGAGGATGAACTTAAGGATCTGCGTTATTTGGATATTGCCTATCCGGAGGATGAGCATACCGTGGATCACGGCCTGATTATGAAATATTTGCTGCGCAGTCCCGGCGCGGCTGTAGATAAAGAGAAACGGTTTGTGCGCAAGGATGGGGAGATCATCTGGGTGGCGCTGCATCTATTTTTAATTATTGATGAATCGACAGGCAGGCCCCTGCAGCTGATTGCGGAGATGACCGATATTACCGCACGCAAGGTAGCGGAGAAGAAGATTGAGGAGGATCACCAGCTCTACAAGCTGATTACGCAAAATACTCCGGACATGATCTCCTTTGCCGATCCGGATGGAACCTTGCGATATGTTTCTCCCTCTGTTGAAAAACTGATGGGTTATTCCGCAAGTGAGATGATCGGCAGGAAAAGGCCGGAGTATTATCATGAAGCTGACGCGCTAGAGATGACCGAGCGGGGGAAGCTTTACTCGGACAACGATGTCTTTACCCGCCGGGCAAGGCATAAAGATGGCCATTACATTTGGATTGAAAGCTCGTTTCAGGTTATGCGGGACCGTGAAGGTGAAGTGCAGCAGGTACTGACCATTGCCCGTGATGTTACAGAGCGGAAGAAATATGAGGAGATGCTGGCGTCTGCGCAGGAGCTTGGGCAGATGGGTTCGTGGGAATGGAATTCGGTCTATGCGGAGTTGACGGTTTCCAGCCAGATGAGGGCTATTTTTGAAATGGGCGGCAGTCAGGGCAGTCATACCCGGATTGATTATCAGCTGCTCCTGGATTGTGTGGTGAAGGATGACCTGGGGGCGCTGCGTGAGGAGCTGCACCATACACTGAAGTCAGGCACCCAAGGTGAGGCGACCTTCAGAATCAGGAACGGCAGCGGCGGGCGTAAGGTGATCTATGCGCACTGGGAGGTTATCCTGGATGCAGCAGGCAAGGTTCAGCAGATCCGCGGCATTGTGCAGGATGTTACGGAACGCCACCGGATGGAAGAACAGCTTCGTGACAGCGAACGGAATTACCGACTGATCTCGGAGAATTCTCAGGACTTTATCTCACGCAATGCGACAGATGAACAGGCGACCTATCTGTATGCTTCCCCGGTCTGCCAGCAGATGTTCGGATATACTCCGGAAGAAATGGTCGGCACGAATGGGATGGATTATATCCATCCTGACGATTTTGCCTGTGTGCAGGCTTTTCTGGACGACAGTAAGAAGGGCTTGAAGCTGGAGCCTATCGTCTTCCGTTATCTGTGCAAGGACGGCTCTTATCTGTGGGTGGAAACTACGCTGCGGCATACGGAGACGGGAACCCCGGGAATTACAGAGATGATTGGAGTTACCCGGAATATCTCTGAGCGCAAGCAATATGAACTGAAGCTGCTGGAAAGCGAGAACCGGTACAAGTCGCTGTTCGAATATAATCCGTCCGCGATCAGTGCAATGGATCTGCAGGGCTGCATCCAGTCGCTGAATGCCAGTCTGCAGCAACTCACCGGCTATTCCCGTGAAACACTGCTGCATTCAAGCTACAGTGAGATTATTGATGCGGATGAGCTGGCATTTGTAAATAACCGTTTTCTTGCCGCTGCCGGGGGGATGGCCCAGACTTTTGAGACCCGGATCATCCGCCGTGACGGGCTGACGGTTGAGGTTGGCATGATTTATGTGCCTATTCTGCTGGACAGCCAGGTGGTAGGCGTGTTTGCGATCACGAGCGATATCACCGAACGCAAACGGCATCTGGAACAGATTGAGAAGCTTAGTTATGAGCATGCGCTAATATTGAATTCGGTTTCGGAAGGGATCTTTGGCATCAATCTGCAGGGGGATACGGTCTTTATTAATCCGGCGGCTTCCATTATGCTGGGTTACGCTCCCGGAGAGCTGGCCAGCAATATCAAGCTGCAGACGATCGCCCAGACCTGGATGGACGGGGAACTCTACCGCGGAGGGCATAGGACCCTCGCAGAGCTGCTTACGACTAATCTCTCCTATGAGCGGGAGCAGGAAGGGATTTTCTGGAGACAGGACGGTTCCAGCTTCCTCGTTAAATACCGCATGACGGCATTATATGATAACGGGGAACGCAAGGGTGCGGTAGTGGTATTCCGTGACATCACCGAGGAGAAAGCGGTTGTGCGTGCAAAGGAATCTGCGGAGCAGGCTGACCGGGCCAAATCAGAATTTCTGGCCATTATGAGCCACGAGCTGCGCACTCCGATGAATGGGATTATTGGCATGGCTGATCTGCTCTCGGGGACAGAGCTTACGGAAGAGCAGGAATACTACACGCAGATTATTAATAAAAGCGGCGGAGCACTGCTGCATATCCTGAATGAGGTGCTGGATTTCAGCAAAATTGAATCCGGTATGATGACGCTGGATCTGCAGCCGGTCGATATCCGGCAAGTGATTCAGAATGTATGTGAACTCTTTTATCCGCGTGTCAAAGAAAAAGGGCTGACCCTGCGCAGCGAAGCAGACCCGGAGATTCCCGGTCTTGTAATAACGGATGAAATCCGGCTGCGGCAAATTCTCGTGAATCTGGTCGGCAATGCGGTGAAATTCACGGAAGAAGGGGAAGTCGGTATTTCGGTGAAGCTGGAACCTGTACGGGAACCCGGGTCAATGATTCTCAGATTCTCGGTGACAGATACCGGTATTGGAATTCCGCAGGACAGCCAGAGCCTGTTGTTCCAGTCGTTCTCCCAGCTGCATCCTTCCATTAACCGCAAATACGGCGGAACCGGACTGGGGCTGGCCATAAGCAAGAAGCTGGTCGAGCTGCTGGATGGTGCGATCGGTGTGGACAGTACCGAAGATGAGGGCTCGGAGTTCTATTTCACGATTGAGGTTATGCCGTCTGGTGAGGTTGCGAGGCCTCCGCTGCCCCTGGAGATCCTTGCAGCGGAAGAGTATAAGAACGGAATTTTTGATATGGATTATCCGGAGGGGCAATATGGTCCGCTGTCGATCCTTATTGCTGAGGATCATCCGGTGAATCTGCATCTGCTGCAGAAATATTTGAATAAGCGCGGCTATACCTCGGATGTGGCCCTGAACGGGGAGCAGGCGGTTCACGCTGTGCTGACACGGCAGTATGATCTGGTATTCATGGATATTCAGATGCCGGTGCTGGATGGTATTGAAGCTACAGGGCGGATCCGCGAGGCGATGGGATTATCTCCGGTTATTATTGCAGTTACTGCCTTTGCCCGGAAGGAAGATAAGGAAATGTGCCTTCGAGCAGGGATGCAGGACTTCATCTCCAAGCCGATCCGGGTGGAAGAGCTGGACAGGGTTCTGCGGGAATGGTCGATTAATCTCCGGAATTAG
- a CDS encoding NusG domain II-containing protein, whose product MKRGDFIMILVVLLAAGSIYGYKWFSNHNEHYAQGDLKAVITVNGKAYKTVNLTKEEQIIDIRTKFGHNTLKVFDYGIQMTYSDAPLTIALDMGFISRPKQQIICIPARLLIEVVNPGSSIDDDDALDAVI is encoded by the coding sequence ATGAAACGTGGCGATTTCATCATGATCCTGGTCGTATTGCTTGCCGCCGGTTCCATTTACGGCTATAAGTGGTTCTCGAATCACAATGAGCATTATGCACAGGGAGATCTGAAGGCTGTTATTACAGTGAACGGCAAGGCGTACAAGACGGTAAACCTGACCAAGGAAGAACAGATTATAGACATCCGTACCAAGTTCGGCCACAATACCCTGAAGGTGTTCGACTATGGGATACAGATGACTTACTCGGATGCTCCCCTGACCATTGCGCTGGATATGGGGTTCATCTCCAGGCCCAAACAGCAGATTATCTGTATTCCGGCCCGGCTTCTCATTGAGGTCGTAAATCCCGGTTCATCCATTGATGACGATGATGCGCTGGATGCGGTGATCTAA
- a CDS encoding permease, whose translation MKPLTALSPFKILPLLIPAAFLITIGTLWLPGHPELLNNGYVDTFKTAFLGILLEALPFVLLGALLSSLLRVFVPDEMISRWIPRRPVPAILFGCLLGIIFPVCECGMIPLVRRLMHKGMPLYVAIVFILSGPILNPVVYGATLTAFRSHPELAYARMGLAFAVSALIGLVIYATIRKSPLRLSIPREGGEEHHGTTRGGRLVAVFVHTSDEFFEMGKYLIIGCLLTAGIQTFMNHGSLTAIGERPLGSYLFMMGLAFVLSLCSTSDAFVASTFLHSFPAGALLAFMVLGPMLDFKNSLMLLSLFKTRFALYLFFLIVSAVFTGSVLASLWL comes from the coding sequence ATGAAGCCTTTGACAGCCTTATCTCCGTTCAAAATACTGCCGCTGCTCATTCCCGCCGCCTTCCTGATCACGATTGGGACTCTCTGGCTCCCCGGCCATCCGGAGCTGCTTAACAACGGGTATGTGGACACGTTCAAAACAGCGTTTCTCGGCATTCTGCTTGAAGCCCTGCCGTTCGTGCTCCTGGGTGCGCTGCTCTCTTCACTGCTCCGCGTCTTCGTACCGGACGAGATGATCTCGCGCTGGATTCCGCGCCGTCCCGTTCCGGCCATCCTGTTCGGCTGCCTGCTCGGGATCATCTTCCCCGTCTGCGAATGCGGGATGATTCCGCTTGTCCGCCGGCTGATGCACAAAGGCATGCCGCTGTACGTCGCCATCGTCTTTATCCTGTCCGGCCCGATCCTGAATCCGGTCGTCTACGGGGCCACCCTGACGGCCTTCCGTTCCCATCCGGAACTGGCCTATGCGCGGATGGGACTGGCTTTTGCCGTATCCGCCCTAATCGGCCTTGTCATCTATGCCACCATCCGCAAATCACCGCTGCGTCTGTCCATCCCGCGCGAGGGGGGCGAGGAGCATCACGGCACCACCCGCGGCGGGCGGCTAGTCGCAGTCTTTGTGCATACGTCGGATGAGTTTTTTGAAATGGGCAAATATCTGATCATCGGCTGCCTGTTAACCGCCGGTATCCAAACCTTCATGAATCACGGCAGCCTGACCGCTATCGGAGAGCGCCCGCTGGGCTCCTACCTGTTCATGATGGGGCTGGCCTTTGTACTCTCACTCTGCTCCACCTCGGATGCCTTCGTCGCTTCAACCTTCCTGCATTCCTTCCCGGCCGGAGCACTGCTGGCATTCATGGTGCTGGGGCCGATGCTCGACTTCAAAAACTCGCTGATGCTGCTGTCGCTGTTCAAAACCAGATTTGCGCTTTATCTGTTCTTCCTGATTGTCTCGGCCGTCTTCACCGGCTCGGTACTGGCTTCACTCTGGCTGTAG
- a CDS encoding RNA polymerase sigma factor: protein MAQRERRRRKTNGIGREHAGGAESEAAKDGSAEEEAVLVSFRDGSLEAFEWLVRKYRKPAVRFAYHLTGDYHTAEDLAQDCFAYLLVYPEKYDHRAAFQTYLFTILRNKSIDSIRKRSRQRTLTGAGESHGPEDRGTQSSIHTQGTDDPERLAIIREEDLEWRSRLRRMKPDYGQAVYLVDVGQMSYEQAAAVMGRNTVSFKVLLHRARKKLRQIYEKEEWDCEVKRTGTVISG, encoded by the coding sequence ATGGCTCAGCGGGAGAGGAGGCGGCGTAAGACGAACGGAATCGGAAGAGAACATGCGGGAGGCGCTGAATCAGAGGCTGCGAAGGATGGTTCCGCGGAAGAAGAGGCTGTACTGGTCAGCTTCAGGGACGGGAGCCTTGAGGCTTTTGAGTGGCTGGTGCGCAAGTACCGGAAGCCGGCGGTGCGGTTTGCGTACCACTTGACCGGAGATTATCATACGGCTGAGGATCTGGCGCAGGATTGCTTCGCCTATCTGCTGGTGTATCCGGAGAAGTATGATCACCGTGCAGCCTTCCAAACCTATTTGTTCACCATTCTCCGCAATAAAAGCATTGACTCCATCCGCAAGCGCAGCAGACAGCGAACCTTGACCGGAGCGGGAGAGAGCCATGGTCCGGAAGACCGCGGGACACAGAGCAGCATACATACACAGGGAACAGACGATCCCGAACGGCTGGCTATTATCCGTGAAGAAGACCTGGAGTGGCGCAGCAGACTGCGCCGGATGAAGCCGGATTACGGCCAGGCGGTCTATCTGGTGGATGTGGGACAGATGTCTTATGAGCAGGCGGCTGCGGTAATGGGACGGAATACGGTAAGCTTCAAGGTGCTGCTGCACCGGGCGCGCAAGAAGCTCAGGCAGATTTATGAAAAGGAGGAGTGGGATTGTGAGGTCAAACGAACCGGAACAGTTATTTCTGGATGA
- a CDS encoding ABC transporter permease, whose product MMALIGKEMRMTLRSLVFYLFIIASVFFYFTSYATEETWGELGSPVVSTPQNVGTIEHPYYGWKQPADTRDLAEQMRKEMGWNLDAGTSQKIRLGFPFKVKLNEKEKQALSAAISQLDEVLKNPDKYTMDEVYTIAESVNNQLGGKSIYQQGLGEFGSAIESVDEAIKAQEAELARYNLKVDAGELLPGAARYFSDYLSLPAGIFPVFLSAFLLLRDRSSRMNELIYSRRISPWVYVGSKFIAQGVMLSMIYLILAVIGGWQTVDTLGLTGQTGQAIAVFLGYTAWWLLPTLWISVAFGMFGSMLFRRGIVPIALQIVWWFMSVLPLLGSYGLNRLFIRFNSPNDYELYWKWTDEIALNRSFYLILTVLLAAGAAWLWERNRSRLDSAKILSRKTAKGSVAASAAEALR is encoded by the coding sequence ATGATGGCACTGATCGGCAAAGAGATGCGCATGACGCTGCGCAGCCTGGTTTTTTATCTGTTTATTATCGCGAGCGTGTTCTTCTATTTCACTTCTTATGCTACGGAGGAAACCTGGGGCGAGCTGGGTTCCCCTGTTGTAAGTACGCCACAGAATGTAGGTACTATTGAACACCCGTATTACGGCTGGAAGCAGCCGGCGGATACCCGCGATTTGGCCGAACAAATGAGGAAGGAAATGGGCTGGAATCTGGATGCCGGAACCAGCCAAAAAATCAGGCTGGGTTTTCCATTCAAGGTTAAGCTGAACGAGAAGGAGAAGCAGGCCTTGTCTGCAGCGATCTCCCAGCTGGATGAGGTTCTGAAGAATCCGGATAAATATACTATGGATGAGGTATACACTATCGCCGAGTCAGTGAACAATCAATTGGGCGGGAAAAGTATATACCAGCAAGGGCTGGGGGAATTCGGTTCTGCCATTGAGTCTGTTGATGAAGCCATAAAGGCGCAGGAAGCGGAGCTTGCCCGCTATAACTTAAAGGTGGATGCAGGTGAATTGCTGCCCGGAGCCGCACGCTACTTCAGTGATTATCTCTCGCTGCCAGCAGGGATCTTTCCGGTCTTTCTGTCAGCCTTTCTGCTGCTCCGGGACCGCTCCAGCCGGATGAATGAATTGATTTACAGCCGCAGAATTTCGCCTTGGGTGTATGTTGGTTCGAAGTTTATTGCACAAGGTGTCATGTTATCTATGATCTACCTCATCCTGGCTGTCATCGGCGGCTGGCAGACCGTGGATACACTGGGGCTTACCGGCCAGACGGGACAGGCTATAGCAGTCTTCCTTGGATACACAGCATGGTGGCTGCTGCCGACGTTATGGATTTCCGTTGCCTTCGGGATGTTCGGCTCGATGCTGTTCCGCCGGGGGATCGTACCCATCGCCCTGCAGATTGTCTGGTGGTTCATGTCGGTACTGCCGCTGTTGGGCTCTTATGGGCTGAACCGGCTGTTCATCCGCTTCAACTCGCCTAATGACTACGAGTTATACTGGAAGTGGACGGATGAGATTGCACTTAACCGCAGCTTCTATCTGATACTCACTGTTCTATTGGCTGCAGGAGCCGCCTGGTTATGGGAAAGAAACCGCAGCCGGCTGGATTCAGCCAAGATACTGAGCAGGAAGACCGCTAAAGGAAGTGTGGCGGCATCTGCAGCGGAGGCGCTTAGATGA
- a CDS encoding ABC transporter ATP-binding protein has product MELIINHLTKTYGSKQALQDISFRVGEGIHGLLGPNGAGKTTLMRLLATLMEPTSGTVEIDGVALKDKARIRELVGYLPQEFAFYPGMTVVEAMDYLALLSGIAGRAERKRRIENLLELVNLTEQRRTKVKALSGGMKRRLGVAQAMVHEPKLLIVDEPTAGLDPEERIRFRRLLSRFAEGRIVLLSTHVVEDVESTCEQMTVLHKGCLRYHGRIGDLTAAAAGRVWIAELDRAEWERERDRFPVLSAVPEGNRMRVRILSDQQPYAGAQQTAPSIEDAYLHLMRREESFV; this is encoded by the coding sequence ATGGAGCTAATCATTAATCATTTGACTAAGACCTACGGGAGCAAACAGGCGCTGCAGGATATCAGCTTCCGGGTGGGCGAAGGTATTCATGGCCTGCTCGGGCCTAACGGAGCGGGCAAAACAACGCTCATGCGTCTGCTGGCCACCTTGATGGAGCCCACCTCGGGAACGGTGGAGATTGATGGGGTTGCCTTGAAGGACAAAGCACGGATCCGCGAACTGGTTGGATATTTGCCGCAGGAATTCGCCTTTTATCCGGGGATGACGGTAGTGGAAGCGATGGATTATCTGGCGCTGTTATCCGGCATAGCCGGCCGTGCTGAGCGGAAACGGAGAATAGAGAATCTGCTTGAGCTGGTTAACCTGACCGAGCAGCGGCGTACGAAGGTGAAGGCGTTATCCGGGGGGATGAAGCGCCGTCTCGGTGTGGCCCAGGCAATGGTGCATGAGCCGAAGCTGCTGATCGTCGATGAACCGACAGCAGGGCTGGACCCTGAAGAGCGGATCCGTTTCCGGCGTCTGCTCAGCCGGTTCGCGGAAGGCAGAATTGTTCTCTTGTCCACGCATGTCGTCGAAGACGTGGAATCTACCTGTGAGCAGATGACCGTTCTGCATAAGGGATGCCTGCGTTATCACGGCAGAATAGGCGATTTAACCGCCGCCGCTGCCGGCCGTGTCTGGATAGCGGAGCTTGACCGGGCCGAGTGGGAGAGGGAGCGCGACCGGTTTCCGGTATTATCTGCTGTGCCGGAAGGGAACAGGATGCGTGTCCGAATACTGTCAGATCAGCAGCCCTATGCAGGGGCACAGCAGACCGCGCCGTCGATTGAAGATGCTTATCTGCACCTCATGCGCAGGGAGGAATCCTTCGTATGA
- a CDS encoding CobW family GTP-binding protein, translated as MKIPVIILSGFLGSGKTTLLLSLLKESKLRGLNPGVVMNELGKKDVDGYILQENTGMSVEKLLDGCVCCSRKEELPRSLAALLARRPDIIYIELTGVADPDEIAKSLLEAPLADRLKLHFTITLLDAENALDYNSRFSSDKQLVRTLRKQLTVADLIIVNKSDLVEPETLWKIEKMVYKQNSESEIVFTHYSQINLAPLLAGIAARELRSHVPQRGPGTINGTTLKRAVPGRGGSATAVQEPESGPSTSYSQVAAVTLTVPQGGNGRIRREQLELFFREWGDSLLRAKGHVQIAEHDSVQLVQYAGHRTTWEASRYPGQPYIVCIGLNLDERAVSRRWAALFS; from the coding sequence ATGAAGATACCTGTGATCATACTGAGCGGATTTCTGGGGAGCGGAAAAACAACCCTGCTGTTAAGTCTGCTGAAGGAGAGCAAGCTGCGGGGGCTGAATCCCGGCGTAGTCATGAATGAACTGGGGAAAAAGGATGTCGACGGTTATATTCTGCAGGAGAATACCGGCATGAGTGTGGAAAAGCTGCTGGACGGATGTGTATGCTGCAGCCGTAAGGAAGAGCTGCCGCGCAGCCTGGCCGCCCTGCTGGCGCGCCGGCCGGATATCATCTACATCGAGCTTACCGGCGTTGCTGATCCTGATGAAATTGCCAAATCGCTGCTGGAGGCGCCCTTGGCAGACCGGCTGAAGCTGCACTTCACAATCACACTGCTCGATGCCGAGAATGCGCTGGATTATAACAGCCGCTTCTCCTCCGATAAACAGCTGGTGCGCACACTGCGCAAGCAGCTCACTGTGGCTGATCTGATTATCGTCAACAAAAGCGATCTGGTTGAGCCGGAAACCCTATGGAAAATCGAGAAAATGGTCTATAAGCAAAACTCCGAATCGGAGATTGTTTTCACCCATTACAGCCAGATTAATCTGGCCCCGCTGCTGGCTGGCATCGCCGCCCGTGAACTGCGGAGCCACGTGCCGCAGCGCGGACCGGGTACTATAAACGGAACAACGCTTAAACGGGCGGTCCCTGGCCGCGGGGGCAGCGCGACTGCCGTGCAGGAGCCCGAATCCGGTCCAAGCACCTCCTACTCACAGGTTGCGGCAGTCACGCTGACCGTTCCGCAGGGCGGAAACGGGAGGATCCGCCGGGAGCAGCTGGAGCTTTTTTTCCGGGAATGGGGAGACAGTCTGCTTAGAGCTAAAGGTCATGTCCAGATTGCGGAGCATGATTCCGTACAGCTTGTGCAATATGCGGGACACCGCACAACCTGGGAAGCTTCGCGTTATCCGGGCCAGCCTTACATTGTGTGCATCGGCCTGAATTTGGACGAGAGGGCGGTCAGCCGCCGCTGGGCAGCCTTGTTCAGCTAA